A region of the Cryptococcus deuterogattii R265 chromosome 1, complete sequence genome:
CTGCTCACGTCAAAAGCCTTGGTTGCCCAGCCTTTGCCAAAGGTTAACTTGGCAATCTCATTGAAGCTtgccttcttgccttcatcACCTGGCCGGTTCCCAACAACAGTGGCACATCTGCTCAAAAGATAGAGCCCAAATACTGCCGTTGCACCTGAAAGTGCGCAGGAAAAGGATCCCGGTAATAAACCCATCGCAGCAAAAGCACTGGGGAAGGCGAGGGCGCCAGCGCCAAGAATGGTATTACTCAGGTTGCTGACTGATGAGATGACCGAGGCGTGTCCATTCTTGGGAGCACGTAAAGTATAGTCCGCCACTGAAGCACTGGACGATGGCCGTGGGGGTGAAGTTGCGCCATAGCCTGGCTGTTCTGGCATGTCCTGCGAGTCTGAGTCAGACGATGAAAAACGGGATTGTTGGATGGAGTGGTGGTTTTCTGTAGTTGACAGGGATGGGGAGACTGCGGTGAGATGTATGTAGTTGGTAATGGTGGCTAGTGTAATGGGGAGGCGGAGATATGAATGGGGCCGTGCGTTTATCGGCTACTATTAAGACGAGTTGATAGGGATCAATTTAGGCAGCAATCATTTTTGGATGGCGACGCATTCATTTATTTATATTTCGCCGCGCATGACATGATGCTACGCTTCGGCCAAGCCCGAGTGGTACGTAACACGCGGAGTTCACGTCCTCTCCGCGCGGCTGACTTGCGAcgaaaacaacaacaaacacATAAACATCCGACTCGCCGTACAAACACCAATCTCTACAAGCCGCCAGCCATGCAAGACTTCGACGGGAGAGAGGAATCTCCCATGCCTGTCGTGCAGCCCTATGGTATACTGGCGACTCTCACTCACGTCAAGCGCCAAAATGGCCAGGATTTGAATACATTCCCCATCGACTCAGAGAAGGTGACAATTGGACGGTAAGTTGGTACCGCACACGTCCACGTACGTTGGCTAATGATTTCACAGAGACTGGGATAGTGATGTGGGTTTTTATTAGAATACTAACCAGAAGCCGTTGCCTGACTTACCTTGCACAGTTGAGATTGTACTACAGCGATGTTTCCAAGCTTCACGCGGAGATCACCTTGGATCTTTTGTCTGGCCACGTGAGTGGCTTGGCTATCATAAGCCTTCAAAGCATTCAACTGATATTATCTTCAGGCATCACTTCACGTACATGGCAAGAAAGGTATTATTCACATACCCGAGGGCGGACAGCCTACAGCATACGAACCGCCATCAGTCATTCCTCTTGCCGAAAACGACtgtatcatcatcaggAAAAAGCTTTTCAGGTTCAACTATGGTCCTATGGAAGATGCCGGAACCGCAGCAAAGCTTATGtctccagctcctcaaTCTGTCCAGCCTGGTTCGCCGGCACCTGGTACACCCATTAGACGAAGACCGActgtttccttttctcccatACCAAACACCATAAGGAAAAGGGCATCTCATCGGATGTCTCTCGTTCCCGCGGACAAAATTTTCCACCCTTGTTCCCCAGCCAGGAACAGGAGACACAGCACTCTGGGGTTGGGTGATATAAAAACGAAGTCGAGCAAATCCCAGCTCGGTCaggaggtgatgatggaggaggaacaggaggaTATCGACCAGTCGGTCATTGAGGTTGCcgagggagaagatggcgataAAATTTACCTTGAAGTTacggaagaggttgaagaaaaggatgaagaaacaCCTGAACCGGTAAGTCCATTGACGTGCTATTGCTCATCAACTAATCATCGAAACCCTAGGTTTCTTCAATTCACAACAACCCATTCTTGACACCTCAACAAAAGGCCAAAGCTCCGCTCCGTAACACCAGCGCCGTCCCCCGTACTCGCAAGCTTCCTGCTCCAGAAACAACCGAAGACACTACCAACAGATCAGCTCTTGATAAATCAactccaccaccaccaagcCCTCAGGAAAACCCACAATCACTCCCAGTTACCCCCGTTCCTGTTCCTGTTCCTGCGCATGTAGCTCTTTCCACTCCGAAAGGTCCAGCCACTCTTCGAAAGGCCTTGCTCCTCCGTTCTGCCAGAAAGATCTGGCACGAAACACACGCCACTGGCGTAGATGGAGCCATACAAGATGGCTTTGTGGAAACCACTAGAAGGAAAAGTACCAGTCCCAGGGGCGGTAGGAAGAGTAGTAGTCCTCAGGAAATCAATCCTCAAGAGGCTGTAGTCGACAATGATGTTGAAATGGACGCCGACACTGATCATGATCCACCAACCAATGAAGCCGGCGAAAAGCAACTTGAATGGGTGTATGAAGACGGCCAAGCAGAAGTATCATTTGACTCTGAATCGAGTTATATGGACTCTTTTGATGCGGACGTCTCTGACATTGTAAGTCAACTGTGATTATGTCGAGTGTCGGGCGCATATACTAATAGCTGTTATTAAGCCTGGACAGGGTGTGATGCAATTTGACATCCgcatggaagaagaggaagagtattTAAACAACCCTCAccatgaagaggaagaggaaatagAACCGGAGGCGGACTACGAGGAGTACGAGGTGCAGATCCAAGGAtcggatgatgaggatgtacAAAACATCGTCGAAATGGCCGGAAATGCCAAACACAACGAGGGCGAGgttgaggacgaggatgaggacgaggacgaagaagacgatatGCCGAGCTTCCTGCCAGGTACTCCTCTAGCTGTAAGTCCTCTCCTGCCTGAAACTGCTTGGCAGTGCTGATTAAGACAAAGCGACCCGCTTTGACCAACAAGTTCCTAACCCCTCAAGTCTCTCGAAGCACGGCTTTTGGTCAGATCCGTCGATCCCTTGGTCCCCCTGTCCGTCTTCCAATGACACCAAACTCTCTTGGTACATTTGCCTCTACGCGTACTCCTGGATCTCTTGGGAAACCTAGCAGACGGCTTGATCTTAACgcgatgatggaggatagagaagaggaggaagtgatgcaggaaaaggatgaaacagaagaggaagagatggaggaagtggaggaggagagaaagccAATGGCCACTCCCCGGAGATCGGCGGCAGCTATCGCAGAGGTAAGTGATAAGCTTTCTGAACAAGGTTTTCAGTACTGATGAATACTTTGAAATCAGACCAAGCGACTTCATGATGCTCTCGCTACCCCTCGcacccttcctctccctcccgcCAGCGGGTTCAAGAATCCTGTCCGCGAATCTCACTTCACAAATCTCCTATCAACCCCGATCCACCCAGCTCTTGCACCTCGAACCCCCGAGCCTCAatctgaagatgatcaaaCGCCAAATGAAAAAGCCAAAATTCCGAGCACTCCCTTGGATGATCTCAAAAAGCGTCTTAACCAGATGCGAAGGCAAAGCGTACAACGTAGCTCTACTCGCCCtgcggagagaagagcgacGGTAGGATTTGTACTTCCTGGTACTCCTGCGCAAAGACCTCCACTGGGCCATAGCGCTTCGTACAGTGTTGCACCCATTAGGAGGTCAGGACAAGTTCCCAGGACACCAATCTTCCCTATGCTGAAGCGAGAGCCTATGGAAACTATCGCGTCGCCCGATTCTATGGATGTCGATGAGAAGACTGAGAGCCCTACCCCGGCAACCCATGCCCACGCCGCCACTTCCCCCACTCCTCACTTCCATACGACTTCTAAATCTGATCTTTCTACACCTTCCGGTACTTCTTCTCGCGTGCTCAACTTCCCCAGTCCATCGAGGGCACCCACTCCTCTAGATAATGAACGAACCCGAACCAGCCCCGTCAAGACTTCCAACCCTCCAACAGCTATGGAGAGCGCCACTTCACCGGCCAAAGGAACGCAAGGAACGCCAAACTTCGCCGGTTTGAAGACCTTGTttgctgagaagaaggtcgcTGCTACCCCCAACATGGTTGGGGTCAAGAGATTGTTTGAGGATCTCAAGGTCTCGGAAACTCCCAATATGGAAGGCTTAAAGGAGATGtacgaggatgaagaggagcagaaggagcaggaaggagttgaagagctggtcggtgctttggaagaggacaaggaaagTGACGAGGCTTCATCCGAACATGTGGCGGAGCAAGATGAGATCGGAGTGAAGGACAAAAGTAAGGCAGTTTCCACCAAATTGCCGAGGTTCGCCAGTACAAGGACCAGACGAGTTGCTGCAAGCGCGGAGCAAGCCCCAGCTCCTGCGAAGGCTACGCGTACCATTAGCGCTCGCACTGCAGTTCGCAGCACTTCATCAGTCGCAGCTAGCACTTCTGAAACAGCCTCCAGGCCTTCTCGCCGCAAAGCTGCACCTTCCACCGTTGCCGAGCCACCTTCTGTGCCTGAGCCTACTTCACGTTCTTCGCGCCCTCGCCGTGCACCCAGCAGTGAACCGTCCATTGGAGCAGGCATGTCTCGTTCTACTCGTGCGAAGTCTACCGCCGAACCTGAGGAGAAACCAattgtggaagaagagcctCCAGTCCCTTCCGTCCCTGCTGTCGCCAGTACACGTTCCAGATCAACTTCTGCGAGATCGACCAGGAAGGAGACggtggaggttgaagagaagcCGGAAGCGATGATGTCAAAGGCTACTCGCGGAAAGAAGGTATTGAGTCAGATTGAAGAACAGCCTGTGGCTGAGAAGAAATCTGCACCTACTCGACCTAAACGTGCCATTCCCACGGTCTCTGCGGCATCAACCACGTCCACCACTACTACTACTAGACGTGTGGTCTCTGCTCCATCTCGTACCAAAACCTCCACCGCTGTTTCGTCTGCCTCGACGGACGAGAAGGTGTCTGTGCCCACGAGGTGTAAGGGTAAGACtgctgaaaaggagaatgacGAGACACTTGtccaggagaaggaggaaaagccaGCTGTTAAAAGAAGGGCGACGACTGCAGGTGGTTCGAGCCTTCCAGTTGCGAGTGGAAGAACGaccaggagcaggaagtAGCGGTAATGGATGGTGGATGTTGTAAGATAGGTGCATTTTACCGGCTTTAGCGAAGATACCCATTTGATACTCTCAATTAATAATCGTTCCTTGTGATATGAATATATTCCGAAGCTCACATGGTAAACTCGAACGATTTAGCATATGCATACCAATACTATCCAAGATTGGGAAGGGATCAGAGAGGCCTGAGGTGGTACTAGTATATTAAGATCCGCAAGTTTTGATCATCAAGAGAAACAAGCAAAAGACAATAAACGGGGCACTGCATTGACGGCAAGCTGGTTAATAGTACCAACTCTGTTGAAAAATGAGCAGGAAGGAATTTGGAGGATTTAAAGCTGCAGAATATAGCCGCTGAGTGCGTGATAAGTGGCGAATGCTTGCTAATCATTGATGATGCACATATGGACCTTTTATCATTGGCGAGTCGCTGTCAAGGCATTGGGCACAGATTTTAGCCATCTGAAGCATGAAACTGCCCTCTCACACTGGCCTTGTCACCCCACAGATCAAGCATCCGTGTCTCATACTCTCTTTTCGTTTCCTACCTTTCAATAACTGAAGTGTTCCCTGACCGTTGCCCACCCTATCGTTAGTAAACCCTTGGGTTAAATACAGCAATCGTCGACTGCTAAGAGAGTCCTCTTTATGTTTATCGTATACCATCCGTGATAGACGACCGAAAGGAAGGTTCCACAAAGATGAATGCTTATAAGGATGAGCAAAATACCTCTAGCTTTGGCGATGAGGGTATACAAACTGACTAGATTCTGACTAATCCTTACGATTTTACCTAGTCTATTGTCATTTAAGAAGCGCTGGTTAACAGAAGATCAAAGCCGACGTCCTGCCCAATATTAGGTAATGATGCCAACCATTCGACTGCTTATTGTCACGTAAGTAATTAATCCCGCTGCTATGTCGGCCAGACGAGATTTGTCCTTGCATTTGAAAAGAGGTCTCATTCGTCTTTTTATGAGAACACTTTCTTGAATGGCACCTTCGCGCGAGGCTGTCGAAATAATGCAAAATGTACTCCGTCCGTCCGAGGCTCTTTCCTGTTACAGCTGACTGCAGGAGATCATGGTGATTGGAGGTATTCAGCGTAGAAATACCACCCACCCATTTCCACTCTATACGGTGAGTCATCACATTCCTTGTATATGCTGGCGATGGGTATAGCAATAGTGACAGGGACGCTCGTTACTGACTGAGCGATGTGCCGACTCAAACGGGTTCAATCATGTGCGCCACTCAATTTATAACCATCGGTGTTACGGCATTATCAGCGACGCCAAGTATATACGGACCGGGCGACAGCTAGGCAACTCCGGAGTGTTGTCTGTATTGTTCCACTGCTTGCAACACTTCGCTTgtgctttttctcttccatcggTCAGAACTTGCCAACTCAGCTCATAGAGATTCGAAGATCACTATTTGACCTTGTTGCTTAGTTCAACCACAATAATAATCAAGACAACAATTGGTTAGCAGGTGAGTTTCATATTCTTtaccctccttcacctttcCTTGCTTTCAATGATGCCTTAAGCATGTATTGTCAGACTTTGGGGTAGCACCTATCGTCGAATGTTGATAAATATAGTCAGAATCGCCCTGATGCCCATGTCCATCCCCTTTGGATTTTGGTTTAGTTATCCGAGGTATGAGCTGATGTCGGAGCCACAGGTTTGAATAGTTTGATATTAGTTGCAGTTGTCCAGAGCCATTTCCCGTGATATTCGAGGAATCTTCAGCGTAACAACGGCCCGATATCGCTGTAAAATCCGTTTTATAGTCCACCATTGAACAGTAAGTCGGTTATACCATTTGACCTATCTCCCACTCCCTTTTTCGTGATGTTACTCTTTTAAATATGCATGGCTTTCAGAAAACCTGCATGTAGAGAACTGGTTAGAGCCGTTCTGATCTTTTTATATCCTTTACTTGTGTTTATTAGGAGTAAGGCCATATGCTGACTGCGAATGTCTAGGTTTAGCAAAGTAAGTCTGAAACACCTCAATTCAAATACTTTTATTCCAGGTTTTTTTATGTCTTCCATGCATGTCTTTGTACCCGTATTGCACTCAGATGCTGTATTGCCTAGCATCCATGTACTTTGTTTCCAAATCAATGACTGCTTTATCCATGCCTCTGAGTATAAGCCTGACTACAGTAGACCCTAGAcaacaaggaaaaaaaacacaACTTCTTACATGATCTCCTCCGCTGATCTCCTCCGCTCATCACGCATAATTAATCCTCTCCTCGAATCCTTGATTGCGCTTCTAACAACTTACATCCGTCTATGCGCAGTGGCAAAATCgttttttcccttctcaacTTTCCTTCTCGGCCTCAGCCATGTCGACATCTTCACGATCGCCACCACTCGTTGGCGCTTTCCCGGATGGGCTCTCGAAAGACTTGGGAGGAGGCAAAGGAGGAGTGCGAGGGCCTGATTCTCCAGAAGACTCGACTGGCGCAGGGGCTTCAGCCGGAATTACTGGAGAGGCTGGCGCATCAGGCAGAGGAGGTGTCGGCGGTCGTGACGCTTCCATTTCAGCttcaggaagaggagatgagacCCGACGAGGAGGCAGTTGAGGAGTATGGACGGACGAAGAGCGAGCAGGACGGTTTGGGGGAGATGGTGGGGCAGGAGGCGGTAAAGAACTTGATGTTTTAGTAGCGCGctcgtccatctccttcgcAGAAGTtacctctcctttcctctcttcctttcgTTCTTGGGACGCTTGAGACCGTTTTTCTTCGTTTACGGCTGGAGACGTCCGAGGCAAAGGACTGGCTATGCTGGGTGTGTTGAGCACTTCTATCACTGTTCGCTTGGGCGCTCGACTGGAAGCAGAACCTGACGCGGAACCAATTGGTGACTGAGACTTCTCGGCTTTAACACGCTTATTGGCCTGTTCTGGTGAGTTGGGTTCTGGACCAGGCCGTTTGGCTCCGGTAGCAGGAGCAGCATTGGGAGCGGGCGGCTGTGGGGAAACGAGGCCTGAAGGACTGGGGGTTGTATGACGAACAGGTAGAGGAAGTGTGGTGGTGCTGCGATCGCCAGCAAGAACCATAAGCGCATCGGCCGCGCCCTCGTCGTAGTCTAAAAATATGGATCAGTCATGGCATTTCGGATAAATAAAACAGAAGTTACCTTCATCTACAGTGCGAGACATTGCAGGTGCGGATGCtggagcaggaggagggacTGGCCGGGCAGTGTTCACCTGCGGTGTGTTATGCACACTGACAGGACTGTTGACGTTTCCCCTTGGCGACTGTCCACTGGCTTCTTCACCAGCCTTCAACCCCGCagcttttcccttccttccaccttctttcttgacACTCtgagccttctcctccttatCCTTTGCTTTCCTCGTGCCTTCTCCACGCTTCCGTCCGTTTTTACTTGACGCAACTGATGCTGCCGGACTGGGTATTCGGTTCTCTTGCCTTGCTGAACTGGTCTGCTTGGCACCGTTGGCTTCCCGATCTTGTTCGCGACGACGGAATTCCTCAGCCTCTCGTCTGGGGTCAAATCTTCCGGGCAAAGCTGATGGTGTGGGCGGGCCACCCAGCGGCGGGGGATAGGCCGCACGACGATCGTAGTACCCTGGATAATCGCGGTATTCCTGAGGGATCCTGGGATCTGTGTTTGGTGTACGATCACCCATTCTAGGCGAGGGACCATGAGGAACCCTGGATCCACCTCGAGGTCTGtcccactcttccctttccctgTCACGTGCGTACGCACCGTTagaaggagggaagtaGCTCGGCTGGCTTGGGAAAGCCTGACTCTCGCGTCGTGAAGCATGCGGGGAAAGGGGTGAACCGTTGTGGCGTCGCATATCGGCAGGATCATAATGTCCATTGTATCGTTCATCCCGAATTTCAACCGGACGTGGCTCAGTCTCCATTCTAGCTAACTGAGTCATACCGGGCACAGGCCCTCGAGGCTCATCAACATGATTAAGTGGGGGAGGGGCAGCACCGTTTCGGAATGGACCAGGAGAGTGACCACGAGCAATGTCGCCTCCAGGAGGTgggggaggaagatctCGTCCACCTGCAGGAGCATCCGACGGAAGTTGGTGGCTTGGTGAAACATTTGGTGATCCAGCAGGAGGCTGAGCGGTAGGAGCAGCAGTGtattgagatggatgaacGTCCACTGGAGGAGGTacgggaggaagaggaccgCCATTGGGATTTTGGAGTAAAGTCATACGCTGCTTGATTACGGTGTTGTTGggatcaagctcaagggCGCGAGAATAAGCATCCAGCGCATCAGCCATCTGGTTATTGCACGACTCGTAGAGACTGCCCAGATTATACCAGACTTCGCTGATGTAAGGGTTGAGTCGGATGGCACGCGAATAAGCGTCGAGAGCGTCACGATACTGGGCAATCTGATAGTACAGGACACCGATTGAGCACCAAAAGGTGGGATTGCGACCATCTCGATAAACTGCTTGTTGGTACGCTTCGTAGGCCTTATTATAACGTTGAGCCGCCATGTACGCACGCCCAAGAAGGTACCAGCTTTGTGCATCTGACGGGTCGGTTTCAAGACTTTTGGTCAAATATGACACGGCCTTTTCTTGATCAGCAAAGTGGGCCCCAGGCTGGTGATAGAGCCAGCCAAGCTGCTGAAGAACCTTGGCATGATCTGGCTGATGGCTGAGTACCCTCATATAAGCATCCCTTGCAGCTTCGAAATCGCGATCTTGCTCGTATACGTGTCCAAGCTGGAACCAGATATCCCAGGATGTcagaggtcgaggaggattgTTAAGGATGTATCGGAAACACTATAGTTCGGACGTTACAGAGAAACAATTATTGCAGTACAGAACACTCACATCAAGGGAGGACTTGTATTTGCGTTGATGTTTGTAGATGATACCCAAGCGGAAGTAGATCTCATTGGCTTTTTCAAAGTCTTCAAAGCGTCAAATAACGTCTCATCTGATATTAGAATTGACTTACTAGGATCAACTTTCAGGACACTCGAGAAAGCCTCCTCGGCGTGTTCGAAAGAACCATATCGATCGTACAAAATACCAATACCATACCAAAGCTTGGGTTCCTGTGGAGATAATGTCAGTACTAGACACTTGTACGGAAGTTGCGTAACTGACTTTGGGATTAGCAAGATGGTACAATGCTTGTTGATACGATGTGTAAGCTTTTGGAAGATCATCTTTCATCAAAAGACAGTGCCCTGAGATGTTATCAGCATCGAAGAAATCGAGCGATATAAGTTGGTCGCCCTAATACGTACCCATTGATCCCCATACTTCACCATTTTCAGGGTTCGCATTGAGAATACGTTGAAAGTATTCAATAGCTTTGTCGAAATCGTCTCTACCTCGTGCAATGGACGCAACGGCATTCAATCCAAGAACAGATGATGGGTTATGCCTAAGTGCATTCTCAAAGGCGGAAAGAGCTCGGTCTTGATCATTCATCCCCTCGGCGACAGCACCTGCGAAAGCGTCAATGGTTTTGCTCATACGGTCCTTTCGCTAAAAGACTACTCACCTATCAACATCCATGTATTCTCATTAGCGGCAGCCAGTTGCGCCAGAATGCTGtccattttctcctttgccgCTCTCGCCTCGCTACTTATCGGCGGCACACTTCTCGAATGGGTACTACCGGCGTTTGAGGCAGCTATGGCAGGTGGCCCAACAGGGTCGCCCGGAGAGCCAGCAATGGGTatttgagaagatggcggcCCGGATACAGGTACTTGCGAAGAGTGACCGTTTGAGACATGTCGCGAGCCGTGGTGGTGATGGGGATATGATGGGTGAGATGAAGGGTAGTTTGGCGGAGGTGGATGTACATAAGAGtgtggatgagaggagTGGTGGTGGCCGGAATGGGGATGGTGAGAGTGGGAATGGGACATGCGTGATTCGGGCATTTTGGTATTTCTGACTAGAAGTGTCGGGTAAAACACTTGGGTAAGCACTCGTCGGCAACTGCCACAATGGCTGCGGTGGGACAAGAAAGCGGAGCATCATCGCTCCTTTGTGAGTCAGACGCAGCGTATTGAAATATATGACTGCCGCCCGAAGCGGAGAGTATATAGCCGCTCACGAAAAGTCACGAAAGATTGggagaagcttgagaggagatgaagggagaCGGCCAGGAGAGAAGACTCACTTGATGGCCCAGAGGCTTGTAGCGATAGTGGACTATGGAACAAAGACACTTGGCATACGACACTGTATGGTTctgtggaagaggaaacgAGGAGTAAGCAAGGTGTGGCAGGTGGCGATGGTGATGAGCGGGAGGTTGACTGGACCCAGAGAAACAGCTACGCACCGACTACCTTGCCTGTCCTCTCGTCTGATTCGGTTTCCAATTTGGTCTTTGGCGTTAGACCGAGTTAAAAGGAACGCGCACAGAGATCCGATGTTTTGATTGCTTCGACTGATCGAGACCGCTGatgggtgatggtgatgaatGATGGTCGATGGGCGTGTTGTCGattgtctttttttctaCTCCGCGATGTATGATGCACACCAAAGTCTGGCCAGGGCAGA
Encoded here:
- a CDS encoding general transcriptional repressor: MPESRMSHSHSHHPHSGHHHSSHPHSYVHPPPPNYPSSHPSYPHHHHGSRHVSNGHSSQVPVSGPPSSQIPIAGSPGDPVGPPAIAASNAGSTHSRSVPPISSEARAAKEKMDSILAQLAAANENTWMLIGAVAEGMNDQDRALSAFENALRHNPSSVLGLNAVASIARGRDDFDKAIEYFQRILNANPENGEVWGSMGHCLLMKDDLPKAYTSYQQALYHLANPKEPKLWYGIGILYDRYGSFEHAEEAFSSVLKVDPNFEKANEIYFRLGIIYKHQRKYKSSLDCFRYILNNPPRPLTSWDIWFQLGHVYEQDRDFEAARDAYMRVLSHQPDHAKVLQQLGWLYHQPGAHFADQEKAVSYLTKSLETDPSDAQSWYLLGRAYMAAQRYNKAYEAYQQAVYRDGRNPTFWCSIGVLYYQIAQYRDALDAYSRAIRLNPYISEVWYNLGSLYESCNNQMADALDAYSRALELDPNNTVIKQRMTLLQNPNGGPLPPVPPPVDVHPSQYTAAPTAQPPAGSPNVSPSHQLPSDAPAGGRDLPPPPPGGDIARGHSPGPFRNGAAPPPLNHVDEPRGPVPGMTQLARMETEPRPVEIRDERYNGHYDPADMRRHNGSPLSPHASRRESQAFPSQPSYFPPSNGAYARDREREEWDRPRGGSRVPHGPSPRMGDRTPNTDPRIPQEYRDYPGYYDRRAAYPPPLGGPPTPSALPGRFDPRREAEEFRRREQDREANGAKQTSSARQENRIPSPAASVASSKNGRKRGEGTRKAKDKEEKAQSVKKEGGRKGKAAGLKAGEEASGQSPRGNVNSPVSVHNTPQVNTARPVPPPAPASAPAMSRTVDEDYDEGAADALMVLAGDRSTTTLPLPVRHTTPSPSGLVSPQPPAPNAAPATGAKRPGPEPNSPEQANKRVKAEKSQSPIGSASGSASSRAPKRTVIEVLNTPSIASPLPRTSPAVNEEKRSQASQERKEERKGEVTSAKEMDERATKTSSSLPPPAPPSPPNRPARSSSVHTPQLPPRRVSSPLPEAEMEASRPPTPPLPDAPASPVIPAEAPAPVESSGESGPRTPPLPPPKSFESPSGKAPTSGGDREDVDMAEAEKES